The proteins below are encoded in one region of Pangasianodon hypophthalmus isolate fPanHyp1 chromosome 6, fPanHyp1.pri, whole genome shotgun sequence:
- the clns1a gene encoding methylosome subunit pICln: protein MVLLKSLPPPAEGVRHQQAETTAVLDGKGLGTGTLYVAESCLSWFNGSGMGFSLEYPSISLHAISRDLSAYPQEHLYVMVNKKLNDENEAEMREKAPDEEGEEESDDDDEDQVITEIRFVPSDKAALESMFSAMCDCQALHPDPEDADSDNEEFEGEEYEEEEEESGQGDIPTFYTYEEGLSHLTAEGQATLQRLEGMLAQSVTQQFHMAGVRTDEPSAEFEDGMEVDPNSAVAGQFDDADVDH from the exons atggttttgttaaaaagttTGCCTCCTCCTGCTGAGGGAGTTCGGCATCAGCAGGCCGAGACTACAGCGGTTTTAGACGGTAAGGGACTCGGCACAGGGACGCTGTATGTGGCCGAATC GTGCCTGTCGTGGTTCAATGGCTCAGGAATGGGTTTTTCACTGGAATATCCCTCCATCAGCCTGCACGCCATCTCCCGAGACCTGAGTGCTTATCCACAGGAGCATCTGTACGTGATGGTCAACAAAAAACTGAATG ATGAAAATGAGGCTGAGATGCGGGAGAAAGCTCCAGATGAGGAAGGCGAAGAGGAGAGCGACGACGATGATGAAGATCAAGTCATCACCGAGATCCGATTTGTGCCCAGTGATAAAGCagctt TGGAGTCCATGTTTTCCGCCATGTGTGACTGCCAGGCTTTGCACCCTGACCCTGAGGATGCAGACTCTGACAACGAGGAGTTTGAAGGGGAGGAAtatgaagaggaagaggaggagagtg GCCAGGGTGACATACCTACGTTCTACACATATGAAGAGGGTTTGTCCCACCTCACTGCAGAGGGCCAGGCCACGCTGCAAAGACTCGAAGGGATGCTCGCTCAGTCTGTCACGCAACAGTTTCACATGGCCGGAGTTCGCACTGATGAGCCATCAGCTGAGTTTGAAG ATGGAATGGAGGTCGACCCAAATTCTGCAGTAGCTGGACAGTTTGATGATGCTGATGTTGATCACTG A